TCTGGGTGCCCGGTGCGCCGTCGCAGCGCAAGGCCGGCTTCTGCCCGGATCCCGACGGAGTGTTCACCTACCTCAAGACCATCACCGACGGTCTGGTCAGTGACGAACGGCTGCGCGCCTACGTCCACAATGCCCCCAGCATGATGGAGTTCCTCGAAAACTCCAGCGACTGGCTCGAATTCGTCTGGAAGCCGGGATACGCCGACTACTATCCCGAACTCCCCGGCGGTTCGGAGCGGGGCAGCACCATCAACGTGCCCGAGATCGATCTGCGCAAGCTCGGCGACGAGGAGGTGAACCTTCTCGCACCACTCGCGTTGGCACCGAAGGGAATCTGGTTCGCTCCCAAGGATCTGCGGCTGTTCTATCAGGTCCGGCAGAACTGGCGCGGCAAGGCCGTGCTGCTGAAGCTGATCTGGCGGATGTTCCGGGCCCGGGTGTTCGGCGACCGGATGGCGGCCATCGGGCAGTCCCTGATGGCGCGGATGCGGTTGGCGCTCAAAGAAAAGGACATCCCGCTGTGGCTGTCGTCGCCGATGACCGAACTGATCACCGATGTGGATGAGAACGTGGTCGGCGCCGTCATCCAGCGGGCCGGCAAGCCCGTACGAGTCGCCGCTCGGCGAGGCGTGGTGGTGGCCTCCGGCGGATTCGATCACGATATGGCCTGGCGCCGTGAGTATCTGCCGGTGCTGGAGAAGGACTGGAGCTTCGGCAATCCGGCGGCCACCGGCGACGGTATCCGGGCAGGGGAGAAGGTCGGCGCCGCCACCGATCTGCTCGACGAGGCGTGGTGGTTCCCCGCGATGTGCTGGCCGGACGGCCGCCTGCAGTTCATGCTCAACGAGCGGATGATGCCCGCGCAGTTCGTGGTCAATGGCGCCGGGAAGCGGTTCATCAACGAGGCCGCGCCATATATGGACTTCGCGCACGCGATGATCGAAGGGCAGCAAGCGGGCACCCAGCACATCCCGTGCTGGCTGATCACCGACATCGCGTCCTTCCACCGGTACGTGGTCGGCGGACACCTGCCCATCCCTAAGGTGCCGTTCGCGCCGGTACCCACCGGCCGCAAGATCCCGCAGGCCTGGCTGGACTCCGGAATCGTCAAGACCGCGAATACATTCGGTGAGCTGGCGGCCAAGATCGGCGTACCGCCAGGTGCATTGCAGCGCACCGCCGACCGGTTCAACGAGCTCGCGCGCCGCGGACACGACGACGACTTCAATCGCGGAGACAGCGCCTACGACAACTATTACGGCGATCCCACGCTGCCCAACCCCAACCTGGCCCCGCTGGGCGCGCCGCCGTATCTGGCGTTCCAGATCATCCTCGGCGACCTCGGCACCTCGGGTGGCCTGCTCACCGACGAGCACGCCAGGGTGCTGCGCGAGGACGGCACCGTCATCGGTGGTCTCTACGCCACCGGGAACGCCTCGGCCGCCGTGATGGGCCGCAGCTACGCCGGCGCCGGCGCCACCATCGGACCCGCTATGACGTTCGGATACGTCGCAGCAGAACACATCTCCCACAATTCCAATCGAGAGGTAACCGCATGAAGATCTCGCTGTTCTACGAGTTTCCGCTGCCGCGGCCGTGGTCGGAGGACGACGAGCACCAGCTGTTCCAGCATGGCCTCGACGAGGTGGAGCTCGCGGACAAGGCCGGGTTCTCCACCGTGTGGCTCACCGAGCACCACTTCCTGGAGGAGTACTGCCACTCCACCGCCCCGGAGATGTTCCTGGCGGCAGCCAGCCAGCGCACCAAGAACATTCGGCTCGGCTTCGGCGTGATGCACCTGCCGCCGCCGATCAACCACCCGGCACGCATCGCCGAGCGGGTCGCCACCCTGGACCACTTGTCGAACGGCCGGGTCGAGTTCGGCACCGGCGAAGGCTCGTCGGTCGCCGAGCTCGGCGGCTTCGACATCGACCCCGCCGACAAGCGCACCATGTGGGAAGAAGCGCTCGAGGTGTCGATCCGGTGTATGACCGAGGCGCCGTTCACCGGTTTCAAGGGTGAGCACGTCCAGATGCCGGCCCGCAACGTCGTCCCGAAGCCACTGCAGAGCCCGCACCCGCCGGTGTGGGTGGCCTGCACCCGCCCGTCGTCGGTCCAGATGGCCGCCCAGAAAGCCATCGGCGCACTGAGTTTCGCCTACACCGGTCCGGAGGCTCTCAAGGAGCGGGTGGACGGCTACTACAAGGAGTTCGAGGAGCAGGGCACGCCCGTCACCCCGGCGATCAACCCGAACCTGCTCGCGATCGGCGGTGACCTGTCGATGATGGTGGCCAAGACCGACGAGGAGGCGCTCAAGCGGATCGGGATCGGCGGCGGCTTCTTCTCGTTCGGCATCATGCACTACTACATCAACGGCATGCACATCCCCGGTCGCACCGGGGTGTGGGAGCTGTACGAGAACGCCGTCAAGGACGATCCGACACTGGCCTACGGCCCGGGCCGCGGGGCGATCGGTTCTCCCGATACGGTGCGCGAGTTCTTGCGTGGTTACGAGGCCAGCGGTGTCGACGAGATCATCCTGCTGCTCAACCCGCGCAGCCACGAGGGCACGATGGAATCCATCGAGATCATGGGCAAGGAGATCTTGCCGGAATTCATCGAACGCGACGAGAAAGCCGTCAAGGACAAGGCCAAGCGCCTGGCGCCGGTGATCGACAAGGTCGAGGCCCGCCGCCAGCCGTCGGAGGCTCCGTTGTTCGACGAAACCTACGCCTTCGGCGGTCTGCCCACCGGCCGGGGTGGAAAGTTCACCGCCGGTGAGATTCCCGAGGCGATGGCCGAGATCAACGAAGGCCGCGTGAAGGCCGCACAGTTGGAGAAAGAGAAGCGGGAAGCCAAGTAGCCCCGTGTCCACGATCGACGATCTGCTGCGGTACGACGGCCGCCGGGTGGTCGTCACCGGCTGCGCGTCGGGAATCGGCGCGCAGCTGTGCGATCAGCTGACCGCACTGGGTGCCGAGGTGGTCGGCCTCGATGTGCGCCGGCCGTCGAGCGGGGTCGACGACTTCGTCGAGATCGATCTGGCCGACCCCGTTTCGATCGACCGGGCGGTGAACGCGGTCGGCGGTCCCGTCGACGCGCTGTTCAACGTGGCCGGGGTGTCCTCGGGGATTGGTAACCCCGTACTGGTCGTGACGATCAACTTCCTGGGCACCCGGCACCTCACCGAGGCGATGCTGCCGCAGCTGCAGCCCGGCGCGTCGATCGTTTGCGTGTCCTCGTTGGCCGCCGCGAACTACCGTGAGAACCTGCCGCAGGCGGCCGGCTTACTGGCGACGGGATCGATGGCCGAGGGTATCGAATGGTGCCACGACAACCCCGACGCGCTGGCCGACGGCGGTTACCGGCTGTCCAAGGAGGCGATCATCGGTTACGCGGTCACCACTGCCGTGCCGCTGGGCGCCAAGGGCATCCGGATCAATTGCAGCGGACCGGGTGTCACCGACACCCCGATCCTCGACCAGCTTCGCTCTGCTTACGGGCAGGGACGACTCGACGACATCCCTAAGCCCCTGGGCCGGGTGTCGAACCCGACCGAGCAGGCGGCGGTGCTGGCGTTTCTCGGCAGCCGGGCCGCCGGCTACATCACCGGTCAGGTCATCTGGGCCGACGGCGGCAACATCGCGGCGCGGCACGCCGCCGACTACAAGAAGGGATGACCAGGTGCACAGTATGAGCGATTTCCGTCGGGTTGCCGACGATGTCCGTAACTGGGGACGGTGGGGCGACGACGACGAGCTCGGCACACTGAACTTCATCACCCCCGAGAAGGTCGCTCAGGCAGCCGCAACGGTCCAGCACGGCAAGGTGTTTCCGCTCGGCGTCGACTTCGGTTCGTCCGGCCCGCAGGGGGCGTTCCAGTATCGGCAGAACCCCACCCATGTGATGACGATCGACGGCGGCGACGCCAACACGCTGCTGGAGTACGGACCCACGTGGCTGAGAAACCCGGCGGCCGTGCAGCTGAGCGGGTACTCCACGGCCGGGCCGATGCGATTCAACGACGACATGATCATCATGCCGCTGCAGGCTGCCACGCAGTGGGATGCGCTGTCGCACGTGTACTACGAAGACAAGCTGTACAACGGTTTTCCCGCGGACTCGGTGACCAGTCTCGGCGCGTACTACCTGGGCATCGACAAGGTCGTCGGCAAGGGCATCACCTCCCGCGGTGTGCTGCTGGACATCGTGAAGCTGCGCGGGGTACCGACGTTTTGCGAACTCGGTGAGCCGATCACGCCGGCCGAACTCGACGAGGCGGCCCGCAGGCAGGGTGTCAGCATCGAACCGGGTGACATCGTGCTGATCCGAACAGGCTGGTGGGCGCGCTTTGTGGAGACCCGCGACGGTCGGGAGCCCGGTGCGGGATTGGATTGGACCTGCGCGTCGTGGCTACACGACCATCAGGTCGCCGCGGTGGCGGCCGACAATCTGATGGTGGAGAACCCGGTGTCGGGCGTCGACGGCACCATCCTGCCGATGCACATGTTGTGCCTGCGGGATATGGGTTTGATGCTGGGCGAGTACTGGAATCTCACCGAACTGGCCGCCGATTGCGCGGCCGACGGTCGCTATGAATTCCAGCTCGTCGCACCGCCGCTGTCTGTCACCGGTGGTGTCGGCTCGCCGGTCAACCCGATCGCGATCAAGTGAGCTATCAGCATCGGACCCTCGTCGTCGACGGCCTGGCGACACATTTCCTCGAGGCGGGGGAGGGTGATCCCGTCGTACTCCTGCACGGGGGCGAGTTCGGGGTGAGTGCCGAAATCGGCTGGGAAAGAGTGATTCCCGAACTTTCCCGGCGCTATCGGGTATTGGCTCCGGACATGCTGGGCTTCGGCGAATCGGCGAAGGTCGTCGACTTCACCGACGGCCGGGGCATGCGCATCCGGCACATCGCCCGGTTCTGCGCCCTGCTGGGCATCGACTCAGCCCACTTCGTCGGCAACTCGATGGGTGCCATCAACCTGTTGGTGGACATGACCTCGGGATCGCCGGTGCTGCCGGTGCGCAGTGCGGTCACGATCTGTGGCGGCGGCGAGATTCAGAAGAACCGGCACACCACCGCCCTCTATGACTATGACGCCACCTTCGAGGCGATGCGGGCGATCGTCGAGGCGTTGTTCCTCGATGCGGCGTACCCTGCCGACGATGAGTACGTGCGGCGGCGCTACGAGTCGAGTGTCGCGCCCGGGGCCTGGGAGTCGTTGGCGGCAGCGAGGTTTCGTCGCCCGGGCCTCGATGTCCCGCCGAGCCCCTCCAGTAAGCGAGCCTACGAGCGCATCCGCGTGCCCGTGCTGGTGGTGGAGGGGGCCGGTGACAAGCTGCTGCCCTCGGGGTGGGCCGCCGAGATCGCCGGGCAGATCACGCAGGGACGTGCGGCGGTCATCGCTGGCGCCGGGCACTGCCCTCAGATCGAGCAGCCCGACGCGCTCGCCGAGCTGCTGCTGGGGTTCTTCGCCGAGGCCTCGAGTCGCTAGGGCCCGACCCGCTCGATCCCCACGTACGCCGAACTCAATGCCGGTGTCTGCGACAGCGGATCGACAGGGGAGCCCGCGACGAGCAGGTTGCGGTTGACGCCGAACGACACCGGCTCGGCACCGCCGCGTGGGTCGAACACCCGCGAGCCCCAGCCGTGGTCGACGATCACGACGCCGGGCCGGGGCCTGTCGCTGACCACGGCGGTGAGCTCGATCGCACCGATGTCGGAGAACACCCTGACCCGATCCCCGTCGGCGATCCCGAGCGCGGCCGCATCGTGGGAGTTGATCACCGCATGGTTGTCCTTGCCCGACGGGTGCAGGCCCGGAATGTCGTTGAGCCACGAGTTCATCGAGTGCCGGCGCCGGCTGTTCGCCAGCTGGAACGGACGCCCGGCCGGCGCCACGGGATGCGGTTCCGCGAGCAGCTCGCGGGCCCGGTCCACGAACTCCGCGGGCGCCACGTGGATCTTCTTGTCGTCGGTGCGCAACGCCTTTCGCAGATGCCCGAATTCGCGCGTGCCGAACACCCAACCGTGCGGATGCGCCATCACGGCGCGCCAGCTGATCCCACGACTCGACGCGATGATCATCCGGTCGATCCAGTGCGGCCCGAACGCGCACGACGGCTTGCGGCCGACCCTGGCCAGTGCACGCGTCGCCCGGACGAACGCATTGAGACCCCGGATCCCGAGGAACGGCCGCTTCATCGCCAGCGTGAGATCGAGGAAGAACCGCCACTCCTCGCGAGCATCATCCGGCGGGTCGACCGCCCGCCGCCCGTACTGGACGTAGGGCTCGTCGTGCAGGCCGCTGGTGAGCGCCAGCAGATCGTCTCGTTCCAGCCAGTGCGCCGCGGGAAGCAGCCAATGCGCGTGGCGGTGGCTTTCGCGCTGCAGGAAGTCGATCACGACCAACAGATCGAGCTGACCCAGCGCGGCATCCAGGCGTGCGCCATCGGGCCCGGAGACGACGGGGTTGCCCGCGTTGATCACCATCGCTCGGATCTGCCCTGGCCCGGGAGTGGTTATCTCGCCGGGCAATTCGTCGAGTCCGTGATGACCGGCCACCATGGGCCGACCCTGCACCCGGCTGAGATGATCCACCGGCTTGGCGAACGCCGCCAGCGTCAACGCATCGACGTAACCACGCTCGAACCGTCGCCCACCCGGCCGGTCCATCCGTCCGGTGATGACGTTGAGGACATGCCCCAGCCACTCTCCGATGGTCCCGGCCAGATGCAGCGAGACCCCGGTGCGGGTGATCGCCATGGCACCGGGTGCGCCGGCGAAATCGCGTGCCAGCGTCTCGATGTCGGTGCGGGGAATGCCGCAGCGCGCTGCCAGGTCGTCGAGGTCGGCGTCGGCGGCCAGCGCGCGTAATGCGGCCATCCCGCCGGCGAGGTCGCGGCAGTCGTCGCGGTGCTCGCGGCCCTCGTCGAGGATCACCTTCACCATGGCGAGCAGCAGCGCCCAGTCCTGGCCGGGGCGGACGGCCAGATGAGTGTCGGCCTTCTCGGCACTCTCGGTGCGGACCGGGTCGACCACCACGATCCTGGCGCCCTGTCGTTGCCGGGCCAGCGCCCGTTTCCAGCCGCCCGGCACCGTCTCCACCCAATTCCAGGCGCTGACAGCGGGATTGGTGCCCACCAGAAGGAAGAAGTCGCAATTGTCGATATCGGAGACCGGGACGAACAACTGCGATCCGTACATGGCCTGCGCCACGACGTGCAGAGCGTTCTGATCGACCGAGCCGACGTAGTAGCGGTTCTGGCTGCCGATGGCGTCCAACCAGCCGGTCATGAACAGCAGGTTCGACGACGAGAAGCCGGACGGATTGCCGGTGTAGGTAGCCACCGCGTCGGGACCGCCGGCGGAGATGATCGCCGACATCCGCGCGGAGATGTCGGCGACGGCCTCGTCCCACGTCGCCTCGACGTAGCGGTCGCCCACCCGCCGCATCGGGCGGGTGATGCGGCGCGGATGTTCCACCAGCTGGGCGGCGGTGCGGCCCTTGGCGCAGAAGTCCGCCCAACTGTGCGGATTCTGCTTGTCCGCAGAGATTTTCACCACTCGCCCCGCCTCGACGGTGACCTCGACACCGCACGAGGCAAGGCAGTACCGGCAGAACGTGTGGACGGTCTGCGGCGGTGTGGGGGTTATTTCAAGCAACTGCCGCCGTCGACGGGCAGGGTGACGCCGGTGATGTATCGGGCTTCGTCGGATGCCAGGAATAGCACTGCATTGGCGATGTCTTCGGGTTCGACCCAGCCGATCGGCAGCGTGTGCATCAGCTGCCCGACCACCTTCATGTCCTCCGGACCCGGGTTCTCCAGATCGGGACGGAACAGCCGCATCGTGCCCTCGTTCATGAACAGCGGCGTGTTCACGTTCGTCGGGTGTACGGAGTTGACCCGGATGTTCTGCGCGCCCAGCTCGACGGCGAACGTCCGCATCAGGCCGACCACACCGTGTTTGGCGGCGACGTAGTGCCCGTGTGTGCGGGTAGGCCTTGAGTCCGCCGACCGAGCTGGTCAGGATGATCGAGCCGCCACGGCCGCCTTCGAGGATGTGCGGCACACCGGCTTTCACCGTCTTCCACACGCCGCCGAGGTTGATGTCGATCATCGCGGTCCAGTCGGTCTCGCTGGTCTTGTCCAGCGTCTGGCCGCCGTTGCCGATGCCGGCGTTGGCCACGATGATGTCGAGGCGGCCCAGGGCATCGACGCCCGCGTCGACCGCGTTCTTGAGCGCGTCGTAGTCGCGGACGTCGACCTCGGCGGTGTAGATCTGCCGGTTGTGGCCCTTGACCAGGTCTGCGGTCTCGGCCAGATCTTCCGGTGTGGACGCGGCGATCAGGTCGACGGTGTCGATCTTCTTGCAGATGTCCACCGCGATGATGTCGGCGCCCTCGGATGCCAGCCGCACCGCGTGCGCGCGACCCTGCCCGCGCGCCGCGCCGGTGACGAACGCGACTTTGCCTTCTACCCGTCCTGCCATGATTTTTCAGTCCTCGTGTCGTAGGTGATGGATGTCAGGGGACGATCGTCGGCATGGCGTCCCAGCCCCGGACCGCGGTGGTCTGAGACTTCTGCGCGCCCGACCAGTCGACGTCCCATGTGGGGAAGCGCTTGAGGATCTCTTCGAGCGCGATCCGGCCCTCCATCCGGGCCAGAGCATTGCCCATGCAGAAATGCGTGCCGGCGCCAAACGTCATGTGCGACTTGAGCTCACGATGAATGTCGAATACATCCCCATTCGGGGCGAACCGCCGGTTGTCGCGGTTGGCCGCTCCGACGAGCATCAGCATCGCCGACCCCGCGGGCACGGTCTGGCCGTAGTACTCGACGTCGCGGGTGACGTAGCGCGCGATCTGCAGGGCGGGCGGCTCCCAGCGCAGAATCTCCTCGATCGCCTGCGGAATCAGCGCCGGATTCTCGGCCAGCTCACGTCGCTGATCGGGATATTCGGCCAGGGTCTTTCCGGCCCAGCCGATCAGCCGGGTGGTGGTCTCGGATCCGGCCGTCGCGATCACCGTCAAATAGAGCAGCAGCTCCTCGCGGT
This is a stretch of genomic DNA from Mycobacterium sp. ELW1. It encodes these proteins:
- a CDS encoding FAD-binding protein, with the translated sequence MSDNHFDHSVDVLVIGSGAGGMTAALRADALGLDTLIVEKSPKFGGSSALSGGGIWVPGAPSQRKAGFCPDPDGVFTYLKTITDGLVSDERLRAYVHNAPSMMEFLENSSDWLEFVWKPGYADYYPELPGGSERGSTINVPEIDLRKLGDEEVNLLAPLALAPKGIWFAPKDLRLFYQVRQNWRGKAVLLKLIWRMFRARVFGDRMAAIGQSLMARMRLALKEKDIPLWLSSPMTELITDVDENVVGAVIQRAGKPVRVAARRGVVVASGGFDHDMAWRREYLPVLEKDWSFGNPAATGDGIRAGEKVGAATDLLDEAWWFPAMCWPDGRLQFMLNERMMPAQFVVNGAGKRFINEAAPYMDFAHAMIEGQQAGTQHIPCWLITDIASFHRYVVGGHLPIPKVPFAPVPTGRKIPQAWLDSGIVKTANTFGELAAKIGVPPGALQRTADRFNELARRGHDDDFNRGDSAYDNYYGDPTLPNPNLAPLGAPPYLAFQIILGDLGTSGGLLTDEHARVLREDGTVIGGLYATGNASAAVMGRSYAGAGATIGPAMTFGYVAAEHISHNSNREVTA
- a CDS encoding LLM class flavin-dependent oxidoreductase gives rise to the protein MKISLFYEFPLPRPWSEDDEHQLFQHGLDEVELADKAGFSTVWLTEHHFLEEYCHSTAPEMFLAAASQRTKNIRLGFGVMHLPPPINHPARIAERVATLDHLSNGRVEFGTGEGSSVAELGGFDIDPADKRTMWEEALEVSIRCMTEAPFTGFKGEHVQMPARNVVPKPLQSPHPPVWVACTRPSSVQMAAQKAIGALSFAYTGPEALKERVDGYYKEFEEQGTPVTPAINPNLLAIGGDLSMMVAKTDEEALKRIGIGGGFFSFGIMHYYINGMHIPGRTGVWELYENAVKDDPTLAYGPGRGAIGSPDTVREFLRGYEASGVDEIILLLNPRSHEGTMESIEIMGKEILPEFIERDEKAVKDKAKRLAPVIDKVEARRQPSEAPLFDETYAFGGLPTGRGGKFTAGEIPEAMAEINEGRVKAAQLEKEKREAK
- a CDS encoding coniferyl-alcohol dehydrogenase; translation: MSTIDDLLRYDGRRVVVTGCASGIGAQLCDQLTALGAEVVGLDVRRPSSGVDDFVEIDLADPVSIDRAVNAVGGPVDALFNVAGVSSGIGNPVLVVTINFLGTRHLTEAMLPQLQPGASIVCVSSLAAANYRENLPQAAGLLATGSMAEGIEWCHDNPDALADGGYRLSKEAIIGYAVTTAVPLGAKGIRINCSGPGVTDTPILDQLRSAYGQGRLDDIPKPLGRVSNPTEQAAVLAFLGSRAAGYITGQVIWADGGNIAARHAADYKKG
- a CDS encoding cyclase family protein encodes the protein MHSMSDFRRVADDVRNWGRWGDDDELGTLNFITPEKVAQAAATVQHGKVFPLGVDFGSSGPQGAFQYRQNPTHVMTIDGGDANTLLEYGPTWLRNPAAVQLSGYSTAGPMRFNDDMIIMPLQAATQWDALSHVYYEDKLYNGFPADSVTSLGAYYLGIDKVVGKGITSRGVLLDIVKLRGVPTFCELGEPITPAELDEAARRQGVSIEPGDIVLIRTGWWARFVETRDGREPGAGLDWTCASWLHDHQVAAVAADNLMVENPVSGVDGTILPMHMLCLRDMGLMLGEYWNLTELAADCAADGRYEFQLVAPPLSVTGGVGSPVNPIAIK
- a CDS encoding alpha/beta hydrolase; protein product: MSYQHRTLVVDGLATHFLEAGEGDPVVLLHGGEFGVSAEIGWERVIPELSRRYRVLAPDMLGFGESAKVVDFTDGRGMRIRHIARFCALLGIDSAHFVGNSMGAINLLVDMTSGSPVLPVRSAVTICGGGEIQKNRHTTALYDYDATFEAMRAIVEALFLDAAYPADDEYVRRRYESSVAPGAWESLAAARFRRPGLDVPPSPSSKRAYERIRVPVLVVEGAGDKLLPSGWAAEIAGQITQGRAAVIAGAGHCPQIEQPDALAELLLGFFAEASSR
- a CDS encoding molybdopterin-dependent oxidoreductase, with amino-acid sequence MTPTPPQTVHTFCRYCLASCGVEVTVEAGRVVKISADKQNPHSWADFCAKGRTAAQLVEHPRRITRPMRRVGDRYVEATWDEAVADISARMSAIISAGGPDAVATYTGNPSGFSSSNLLFMTGWLDAIGSQNRYYVGSVDQNALHVVAQAMYGSQLFVPVSDIDNCDFFLLVGTNPAVSAWNWVETVPGGWKRALARQRQGARIVVVDPVRTESAEKADTHLAVRPGQDWALLLAMVKVILDEGREHRDDCRDLAGGMAALRALAADADLDDLAARCGIPRTDIETLARDFAGAPGAMAITRTGVSLHLAGTIGEWLGHVLNVITGRMDRPGGRRFERGYVDALTLAAFAKPVDHLSRVQGRPMVAGHHGLDELPGEITTPGPGQIRAMVINAGNPVVSGPDGARLDAALGQLDLLVVIDFLQRESHRHAHWLLPAAHWLERDDLLALTSGLHDEPYVQYGRRAVDPPDDAREEWRFFLDLTLAMKRPFLGIRGLNAFVRATRALARVGRKPSCAFGPHWIDRMIIASSRGISWRAVMAHPHGWVFGTREFGHLRKALRTDDKKIHVAPAEFVDRARELLAEPHPVAPAGRPFQLANSRRRHSMNSWLNDIPGLHPSGKDNHAVINSHDAAALGIADGDRVRVFSDIGAIELTAVVSDRPRPGVVIVDHGWGSRVFDPRGGAEPVSFGVNRNLLVAGSPVDPLSQTPALSSAYVGIERVGP